In the genome of Helicovermis profundi, the window CATCTGACATCGATATTATTCTTTCTTCATTAAGCTTTAATCTATCTAAAAGTGCTGAAGATAATTTGTTTTTCTTTCCTTCAATTAAGTCCTTTTCGTTTTCACTAATTATTAGCTGAATATTATCTGTAAGCTTATTGCTAATTAATAATAATGCTTCGTTTTTATCAGATGCATTAAATTTTATTAAGTTAAGTGATGCATCTTTTGCATTTTTACATAAATTCAATATATAATCTTTTTTTTTCATAAATTTCTCCTTTGTATAATTAGGTTAGAAATATTGCTTAAGTTTCTTGCGAATATTCTTACCTAATTCATTTATATTGTTTGTGATTAAAAATAAGTTCAACCACTTAACATACTGTAATTTTTCTATTATAGTTATCTCATAAAGAGTGTATGCGTCTTCTCCTTGAATGACTCATTTCTTGAGTTTATATTCGTAACAAAGCTTGCATTATTGTGAGATTCTTTGATTTAGCTGGTTGAATTTCTCTTTGATCATAAATATTATTAGAGAATTATTCGTGTCACTTACAAGGTTAATTGACTCACTAATTATTGTTACTCTTTATTATTTTAAATGGGGGTTATTTTATGTCTAACTATTACCATTTGCCTGTTGTAGGCATTGATGTTGCTGCTAATTTTTCAGTAGTTACTGCTTTAAAACCTAATGGCGACGTATTCCGTAAGAACCTTAAAATTAGCCATACACTTGAGGGCTTCAATAAACTTCTTCCTTTTCTACAAAAAATTGAAGAAGAGTTTAACGATAGTCCCAAAGTATTTTGCGAATCCACGGGAATATATCATCTTACTCTTCTTCATTTTCTTGTTAAAAATCAGATTGATATACATGTAATAAATCCTCTGATAACTAATTCTAACAAGAATTCGAACATAAGAAAAGTAAAAACTGATAAATTAGATTCTCTTTCCATCGCAAAAATTTGTAAATTTGATAATGTAAAGACTTCAACATTCACTAGTGAGGAGTTTTTACACCTTAAACTCCTAGTTCGTGAGTATTACAAAGTTGTTGATTTAAAGGCAAATTTGAAAAAAACTTTCTCAAATAATATTTATATTAACTATCCAGGACTTCAAAATGCATTTGCTAATATAACAGGTAAGACACCTTTAATATTTATTAGAAAATATCCAACACCTAAACATCTTCTTAGCGCTGAGCCCAAAGTTGTTATTGAACTTCTAACAAAGTCATCAAGACGTGGTTCTAGTTGGGCTAATAATAAATATAACAAACTTATAAAAATCGCTAATAGTGCCAATATCATTGGTATTACTCCCTTGCTTTTTGAATCTAAAGTAATACGTTTTAGCGAAAGTTTTGATTTTTATACAAATCAACTTAGAAATATTGTAGATGAAATTCACCAATATATTGACAATGCATCTTTTGGAGAAGTATTTAAACAAAATATTAATCTTCTTAAAAGTTTCAAAGGTCTTGGTGATATAACCGCAATTACTTTGTTAGTTGAAATGGGTGATATTAATAATTTTTCTAAGCCTCAACAACTTGTAGCTTTTTTCGGTGTAGATCCTAGCGTTAATCAATCTGGCAATTTTAGCGGTGATCGCAATAAAATGTCCAAACGTGGTACTGCTATAGGTAGAAGAGCTTTGTACACAGTCGCTCTTGCTTCAATACGTACAAGTAAAAATAAAAAGCCAATAAATCTTGTTTTGTATGAATATTATCACATAGCCCTTGATAAGAAAAAGAAAAAAGTTAAACTTGTAGCTGTTATGAATAAACTACTTCGCTATATTTTTTCAATACTAAAAAATCAAAAACCATATGAAGTTAGAAATCCACTCATCCACAAAAGGATGTTTTTAGAATCTAAACTTCATAATCCTGTTGCTGCTTAATAAATATTTTTACAGTAAATAATATTGAATGTTCGTTTTTACTCGAGCATTATTTAGTATGCTCATTTTTAATAAGAACTTTTTTTATTAAATTACTTGACTATTACTAGCTGGTCTTTAAAATTTGAAATTAGTTTAATATACTATTTTTTTGACACTATATAATTACTAAATTATTAGCATGAATTACTTCTTCATAATCTGAATGTCCAATCAGTCTTTCTATTTGATTACTATTATGACCTTTAATAATATTTACTTCATATGATGAATAATTTATTATTCCATATCCAACTATATTATTACATTCATCTATTATTTTTACAGAATCACCTTTATCGAATTCACTTCTTACATCTTTTATTCCACTCGCTAACAAACTTTTTCTATTTTTTATAGCAATAGATGCTCCAGTATCTATAATAATTTCTCCACTTGATGTGTAACTTATCCAATTTTTCTTGTTACTTATTTTCTTGTCTCTACCTAAAAAAATTGTTCCGATATTTTTTCCATTCATGATATCTATAAGCACGTTTTCACTTGATCCATTTGCAATAATCATATCGGCACCATAGCTATTAACAATTTTACCAGCCTTTAATTTTGTATCCATACCTCCTGTTCCAAGATTAGTACCTTCTCCATTAGCCAATGCGAGTACTTTATCATTTATCTCTGGAACAACTTCAATTAATTTTGCATTTATATTTTTCCTTGGATTATCTGTATAAAGTCCATCAATATCAGAAAGGATTATAAGTAAATCTGCCTCAATTAGACTTGATACCATTGCAGAAAGCGAATCATTATCACCAACTTTAATTTCCTCTACAACTACAGCATCATTTTCATTTATAATAGGTATAATCTTATGTTGGAATAAACTTAAAAAAGTATTTTTTGCATTTAAAAATCTTTTTCTATTAGACATATCTTCACTATTTAATAAAATTTGTCCTATTGTTTTATTGTACTCCAGAAACAACTTTTGATAAATGTGAAGGAGTGCAACTTGACCAATTGCAGCAGATGCTTGCTTATCTGGAAGATTTTTAGGCTTCTCAGTGAATCCCATTTTTCCAAATCCTGCGGCAATTGCACCTGAAGAAACTAATGTAACTTCTATACCTCTGTTACTAATATCAGCAATATTTCTAACAAGTTGTTCAATTCTAGAATAATTAAGAAGTCCATTATCATAAGTTAATGTAGAAGTTCCGAGTTTTATAACTAATCGTTTTACTTTTTTTATATTTTCTTTTCTATTCATTTTTACCTCACAATAAAATCTGTTAATTTAACTGATTTTGCTATATAATTTAATATTTACACTAATATTTTTCTTAGTATTATCAAATATTATACCATATAAATTTATTCAATGTTTAATATATTTAAGATAAGTATTAAGAGATTCAATCTGATCCCTTTTGAATTTCCAAATTCTTTTTTTATTTTAAAAGTCTACTTTTTATTTTCTAAGATGGGTTTTTTAGTATATTATTTAATATCATATTTTTTAATTTTATAATATAAACTTCTTAGTGAAATATTTAATTTTCTTGCTGCAAGCTCTCTATTGTTTGAACAATCATTTAATATATGTCTAATATATTTTTTTTCAGCATAATCAACAACATCACTTAATTTTTCTCCATTTATTTTATCGATTAATACTTCAAAATTCTCTTCTACTATATCTGTCTTCATTGTTTCATTTTGCATAACTTTTGGCATATGCTCAATGTCAATTATTCTATTATTTGTTTTCATATTTATGATGGCTCTTCCTATAAAATTCTCTAATTCTCGTACGTTACCTCTCCATTCATTATCTAATATTGATTTTAGCGCTTTATCTGATATAGCATTAACATTTCTACCAAATTCTTGATTAAATTTATTTATTAAATGATATACAATTTCTTCGATATCTTCTTTATGATCCCTTAGTGGAGGTATAGTAATAGGAAAAACATTTAATCTATAGTATAAATCCATTCTAAATTTATTTTGTTTTATCGCATTTTCTAAATCAACATTTGTAGCAGATATTACACGAACATTAATTGGGATGGCAATATTGCCTCCAACTCTAATTAGTTCTTTTTCCTGCAAAACTCTTAATAACTTAGATTGCATTCTCATCGATACTTCTGCAATTTCATCTAAAAATATTGTACCACCATTAGCTCTTTCAAAGAGACCTATTTTACCACCTTTTATCGCACCAGTAAAGGCACCTTCTTCATATCCAAATAATTCACTTTCTAAAATACTTTCGCTTAGTGATGCACAGTTAACCCTAATAAATTGAGAATATTTCCTATTACTTGCATTATGTATTGCATGCGCAAACAACTCTTTTCCTGTTCCGCTCTCGCCTCTCAAAATAATTGTTGCAGGAGTTAATGCAGCCAATTTTGCTTTTTCTATTGCATTTACTATTGCTGGATGATTACCTTTTATATCTTCAAAGGTATATTTAGCTTCTAAATGCCTAATAATCTGTTTTGCTTGATCTAATTCTCCAAGCAATCTATTTGTTTCTGTCAAATCGCGAATAACGGCAACACTACCAATTAATTTATTATTTACTAAAATTGGTGCTGCTTCAACAACTACTTCTTTTTTATTTGGTCCAACTCTAAGTTTTACCCCATTAACGGCTTTCTTTGTCTTTAATACTTTTAAATGAACACTTTCTCCATCAGCCAAATCCGTTGCACAATCTTTTCCAATTACATCTTTACTTGTATATCCAGTTAGCCTTGTATATGCTGGATTAATTAATACGTTTATTCCATTTTCATCTACAACATTTATTGCATCTTGAGTAGCATTAAATATAGCTTCAAGTGTGCTTTGTATTTCTTTTAAATTAGTAATTTCTTCAGCTAATTTCTGTATTTCTGTTATTTCTCTAAATACAGCTATTGCACCAATGATTTCTCCATTTTCATCTTTTACTGGCATTCTATTTGTTATTATTGTATTACTTTTAAGAGGTTGTTTTCTATTTAATTCAGATTCTCCTGTTTTAAGTATTATCGGTAATCTGGTACTTTCAATAACCATTTTTATATTTTTGCCTATCGCATCAATAGAATCAATTTCAGTTAATTTTGCTGCTGCATTATTAAATAAAGTTACAATGCCCATTTTATCAACTGCAATCATTGCATCATGCGTCGAATTTAGAATTAATTCAATTTCTCTATTCATTTATTAACCCTCCATAAAGAATGTATAAAATGCTGCCTATAAATAGACAGCACACACTTTAAAATTGGAACTAATTACTAGTCGATGTAGAATCCGTTTTATTTTCATCTGTAACAATAATATTAATATTTGCTGGAAAAATCTCTATATTTTCTACATTAAAGGTATTATTAAGTTCTATTACTGCATCATTATTTCCAATCATAAAATTAGAGCCATCTATACTTAATCTTACATCATCAATCTTTATATTATTTAACACATTTTCTATATCGTATAATTTTATCTTAATAACATTAGGCAACTTAGCTATATTAGTTTGATATTTCGATTCTAAGTTATATATTGGTATTTGACTAATGCTATAACTAAATTC includes:
- a CDS encoding sigma 54-interacting transcriptional regulator, translated to MNREIELILNSTHDAMIAVDKMGIVTLFNNAAAKLTEIDSIDAIGKNIKMVIESTRLPIILKTGESELNRKQPLKSNTIITNRMPVKDENGEIIGAIAVFREITEIQKLAEEITNLKEIQSTLEAIFNATQDAINVVDENGINVLINPAYTRLTGYTSKDVIGKDCATDLADGESVHLKVLKTKKAVNGVKLRVGPNKKEVVVEAAPILVNNKLIGSVAVIRDLTETNRLLGELDQAKQIIRHLEAKYTFEDIKGNHPAIVNAIEKAKLAALTPATIILRGESGTGKELFAHAIHNASNRKYSQFIRVNCASLSESILESELFGYEEGAFTGAIKGGKIGLFERANGGTIFLDEIAEVSMRMQSKLLRVLQEKELIRVGGNIAIPINVRVISATNVDLENAIKQNKFRMDLYYRLNVFPITIPPLRDHKEDIEEIVYHLINKFNQEFGRNVNAISDKALKSILDNEWRGNVRELENFIGRAIINMKTNNRIIDIEHMPKVMQNETMKTDIVEENFEVLIDKINGEKLSDVVDYAEKKYIRHILNDCSNNRELAARKLNISLRSLYYKIKKYDIK
- the proB gene encoding glutamate 5-kinase gives rise to the protein MNRKENIKKVKRLVIKLGTSTLTYDNGLLNYSRIEQLVRNIADISNRGIEVTLVSSGAIAAGFGKMGFTEKPKNLPDKQASAAIGQVALLHIYQKLFLEYNKTIGQILLNSEDMSNRKRFLNAKNTFLSLFQHKIIPIINENDAVVVEEIKVGDNDSLSAMVSSLIEADLLIILSDIDGLYTDNPRKNINAKLIEVVPEINDKVLALANGEGTNLGTGGMDTKLKAGKIVNSYGADMIIANGSSENVLIDIMNGKNIGTIFLGRDKKISNKKNWISYTSSGEIIIDTGASIAIKNRKSLLASGIKDVRSEFDKGDSVKIIDECNNIVGYGIINYSSYEVNIIKGHNSNQIERLIGHSDYEEVIHANNLVII
- a CDS encoding IS110 family transposase; the encoded protein is MSNYYHLPVVGIDVAANFSVVTALKPNGDVFRKNLKISHTLEGFNKLLPFLQKIEEEFNDSPKVFCESTGIYHLTLLHFLVKNQIDIHVINPLITNSNKNSNIRKVKTDKLDSLSIAKICKFDNVKTSTFTSEEFLHLKLLVREYYKVVDLKANLKKTFSNNIYINYPGLQNAFANITGKTPLIFIRKYPTPKHLLSAEPKVVIELLTKSSRRGSSWANNKYNKLIKIANSANIIGITPLLFESKVIRFSESFDFYTNQLRNIVDEIHQYIDNASFGEVFKQNINLLKSFKGLGDITAITLLVEMGDINNFSKPQQLVAFFGVDPSVNQSGNFSGDRNKMSKRGTAIGRRALYTVALASIRTSKNKKPINLVLYEYYHIALDKKKKKVKLVAVMNKLLRYIFSILKNQKPYEVRNPLIHKRMFLESKLHNPVAA